The sequence below is a genomic window from Chiroxiphia lanceolata isolate bChiLan1 chromosome 8, bChiLan1.pri, whole genome shotgun sequence.
TTTTCCCTCTTGTCAGGTTGCTGGGAGCACTTTGTTGCTGCATTTGTGACCCAGGTGTAAATACTGTTACTCAAGAAATAAAGCCAGCTGAATCATtagctcagctcctgctcttccaCTTGAATTCTAAATCTGCCTTGCAGAGGATTAGTGTTGCGTTAGTAATCTGTGAGTGGGCAGCCTTGCAAAAGGTAGGgtgtttctgcagcaaaaataaattttacttgCTATCTCAATCCACTGCTTGTCATGAGCTACTTAGCTGAAATAAGATTTGGGTTGATAAGCTAAAATGGTATTTATACATCTAAATACTAAAATCATGATTCTTAGACAATGGAGGAATACGGTGCTCAGTAGCTAAATGCTCACTGTCAGAATTATGAATCAGTAAATATGTTCACATTTTTTCTACAAATAAGTCTGTTCTCAAGATGCATGTTATCCAAGGTCAGTCTTCCTTTTAAGGTCTTTCCTCTATTCAGTATCATTTCTAGTGGCAGACTGAAGGTTTTGTTCCTAATCATTAATATTCTGGGTTATGAATGTTAATGGTCCCTCTGAAAACTGGATTTTTGTAGCTAGGTTGAGCTGTTTAGcacccaaaactgaacaaaagaaattgtGATTACTCAGAATTGCAAACTGTCTTTTCCTGTTACAGGAGTGTACAACTGTGGCTATTTGTGTGCAGCCTCGTTTACTTGGAGTCCTTTCTGAACATCTCTATTATGATGAAATTGCTGTTCCTTTTACCAGAATGCAAAATGAATGTAAACAACTCATCTCATTATTAGCTGATGCACACATTGACATTGGAAACAGAGTAAACTGTAGTGTATTTACAATAGATCAAGCTAATGAACTGGTAAGTAGAGGCATGCCTGCCCTTCCTTCAAAAGACTAGGAAATAAACTAAATTCTAGACGACCTAGGCCCCTGCCTCTGACCTTTTAATCTCCTTTTAATGCCAAATCTTTCACAGGAAACAGTAGTCAACTGAGTGGGGAAGGATATGGAAAGCCCTGCAACTACTTTGttgtgctgatttttttttttccttagatttTTATCCCAGTCTCTTTCCTCAAAAGAGAAACGACTTAGAAACAATTTGTTCATGCATGAGGCCTTGCACATCCTTTTTAGATTCTTGTATTCACATTCTCCTTTGCTTACCTGTCACCTGCTTATATATTTCCAGAATATCTGGATAGAACTGGTAGATATGGGACAGTCTAAACCTGGAGTGCATAAACTGCTCTTTGGAAATTTAGACTTGAAATTCTTATAAGATGCAGTTCAAGATTCCAGAAACTACATCTTGGAGCATTTCCTGTtacttgctgaaaaaaatggagatattTGGTCAAGTGACTCATATTCTGCCATGAGAGGATATCCTGTTTTACAGTAAATGAAACagatttgtaattattttttttccctttccttagGTTACTTCTGTTTTCAATGAAGTGACATCATCCTTTACTTTGAATCCTAAAGTTCTACAGCAGTTGGACAGTAAGCGACAGCAGGTCCAAATGACTGTTACAGAAACAAATCAAGAATGGCAAGTGCTGCATCTGCGAGTGCACACATTTGCTGCATGTGCAGTTGTGAACTTGCAGCAACTTCCAGAAAAACTAAATCCTGTTATAAAACCCTTAATGGAAGCTAtcaaaaaagaagagaatacaCTTGTACAAAACTATGTGGCTTCATGTATAGCAAAGTTGCTTCAGCAGTGTACGACAAGATCTCCCTGTCCCAACTCAAAGATTATAAAAAATCTCTGCAACTCCCTCTGTGTGGATCCACATCTTACCCCACTAGCAGCATGTCCTGCTCAGCCTCAGACTAGCCATGAAAACTCAAAAGGTACGACATCTGAGTGCCAACATTCTTAAAATATGCCTGTgcttatttctgaaatgttaaaaTGAGTATTTGAGTGAGTCttgttttcagtggttttaaaaTGCCAGCAACTGAGTTTTTATTAGTAATGGTTTTATTTAGGTATTTTAAACTAAATTCATGTGCAACTAATGTGTATTGTTTTCAGAACATATGTGTATAAAAGACTTCCAATTTTCAGTTATTGACATTGTCCTCTTATGATCATATTTCACTTATATATGCTACAAAGTTTTCTCTGGAATTGAGTAAGTATGGGAATTAGAATAGCCTGTTAAAAAAAGTGAGTTGTGTTACATTCCATAGGCTAATAGTAAGATAAAAAAAGATGAGGATAGTggtcaaaataaacaaataatcCTGTACATGCAATGGTCATGGATTCATTAAATGGCTGTCCCGCACTGCAAGTGTGTGCACTGAATGAACAACACAAATTAAGATCTTAGTAGTCTAAGATTCTCACCTGCTTTAAGGCTTGACCATTGTACATTTTACTTATTCTTTACGAATGTCCTTCATCTCAGAGTAGAATAACATTATatgatgaaaaaagaaactctttAGTATAAATAGAAACATCAACAAATCCAAAGATACTGATGACATCTGTTACTGTATCATGACAGAAGTATTGGGCTGTTTGTAAAGGACACAGAATGTAAGTTTGTTTAAACTTTAGAACgtaattcatttttatatgaaataaaattatgcaaACTTCTTATATTTGATTGAAGTTTGTTACCTGTGCTTCTTGCTGAATAAGAATTTGTATGGTGGTTTGCACGCTTTGATTTTTCATTCCGAGTCTGTAATGTGCTCTTAACAGAGTAACTGTGTTCTGTACTGAAGTGCCATTGTCCTCAAGGATGGAAAAAGTTGGGCTTTTTTTGAAGCGCAATCAGCAGGTGACTTACAGATAGCTGTCTCTTCTGCCAATGTGTTAAACTGCAGCTTAAATTGTTGACAGCTGTTCTCTCTTCCTTTAGGGCCCAACTCTGATAAAGATGGGATGCAGCATACAGTTACTAAGCACAGGGGAATAATTACGCTCTACAGACATCAGAAAGCTGCTTTTGCCATCACAAGTCGGCGAGGTCCTACTCCAAAAGCTCCAAAAGCCCCTATTGCAGATGtccccacaggcagcagtggaAGCATTCCTACAGAGCTCGATGAGGTACACTTCAGAAGTTTGAATTTGCAACTTCACAGCCACCCCTCCTTTCTGTTACTTTGAATTCACTGGAATTGATATCACTATAATAGGGATGCCCAGGATCTCTTCATGAGAGAACTAAGCTGATATGAAGTTTGATGATACAAGCAgcatgtttgtattttaaatcttcAGTGTGTCATTAAGAAAACTAATAACTCCTGAAACTTACGTTTACTGCAGATTAGAAATATCAATATAAATTCATACGAATAGATTTCCACAAACTGCTGTGATTGTGTCCTGTTACACGTGCCAGTCATCTTGATGTGTGCTGGATGCCTCTGAAGAATTTAAATCAGTAATTGAAATGTGACTGGCTTTAGAATGTGTGTGCAACTTCCACACTTAATAGTCTAAACTTTTTTGCtactgttttattaatttaaaatctgtatGTTTTAATAAGATCCTAGTCAAGACTGTGATTCCTAAACAGTGTTGTGGATTTTGTTCTTgatttgttactgttttttatCAATTCTACTTTCCAAAGAGAGTGGAACAAAGAGCAGGGGTTTAATAACAAAGCAAGTATTGCTTTTCATAGGTTTTGCTACTGTTCTTGGTGTCACTGTATTGGCAATATCTGAGGTTCTGGAACTGGAACCAGTTGGAAAACATCATGCTGAAATGGACCTGTGTCAGCAAAAGCCAAATCTCAAATTCATAGACTTCAAATAATCTGttataaaagatttttatttttttaccccTATAAAGAATAAAGTAACtaacttggggaaaaaaaatcagaatgtaGTGTCATAGGTATAAACCAAATTGGATGCCTATATTATGGGAGCTTCcttgaaaataattgtttttttaaatgtatctgTCCTCACTACTTCGATAAATTGCTTAATTTTAGGCTCAGAAACCTTATGTTGTACAGAGAAGAGGAGCTGAATTTGCCTTATCTACTATAGCTAAACACTTTGGTGCTGAAATGGCAACAGGATTGCCACATCTCTGGGATGCTATGGTTGGTTCATTACGGAACAACATTCACATAAATAATTTTGGTAACTACACTTCTGATTTAAGCTGGGAGGGCCAGTAGGCTGGGGGCAATATATCAGACTTAAACTGAacaccttttctgtttttaccAGACCGGAAGTCATTACTGGAAAAAGGAGATGCTCCTGCCCAGGAGCTGGTAAATTCCTTGCAGGTTTTTGAAACAACAGCAGCTTCAATGGATACTCAGCTACATCCTCTGGTAATTAGCTTCTGTATGAAACGCTTCAGTCTGTTCATTGCTactgttttaaattattgttttgtAAGGCTTCTTTTTAGATGTTCTATTTTGCTCAAATAGTCCCTCATTAGCCTGCCTGTTCTCTGACTCCTGTGTCCTGCTCTTGATAAACTGAAGACATAGCCTTCACCAGTTAAGCTGTGCAGTTGTAAAGCTTTTTTTACCCCATGTTCTGTAGAATATTAAATTCAGTATTTGTTTATGCAGGTTGTAGAATAAACCAGAAAAGCAAACGGCTACCTACAATTTAGCCTTGGCCTATTCTTTTTTGAATGAGATTATTATCATAACTCaaacttcagaaacatttaTGCTATTCTGTTGCATTGACATCAGCATCTTGGCTCTGCTGTATTTTAATCCTGTATTTCCTGAAACTGGAGAATGGACTGATAATACAATGCGTTCTCTTTGTAATGGAAGTATAGATAAAAATGTGGTTATGCTGCACTATGTAGTTGACTGAAATGATTTGTCTTACAATAGTCTGACATGTAGTTTCTGTGGCTGGAGTGGGAGCAGACTGGTAGTGATAAAGAGAGTTTACTGCCTGTGTAACAGGCTGAAGGTTGTCAGAAAGACTGCCTGTGCAGGGAATGCAAAAATTGTGGGAAACTTCAGTTTACCCCCAATTAGACTAGATttgatcatttaaaaaataatttccttctttgaaCTGACTATTTCTACTCAGGAGAGAGATCCTGGAGTTAGAATGGTTCTGTGAAAGTATCAACTGAATGTAAAGtactggtaaaaaaaaaaatttaaagaaatggaGGAATAGTCATTCTTATGCCTGCATCTGAACACAGTTTTCAGTACTAGCCTATCTGCAGTACTATATTTCAGAATAAGTATAGTAGCTCTGGAGAGGCATAGAGAAGGGCAACAGGATGGTAAAAATACTTGACAAGGCTCCCATCCAAGGAATAAGTAGGCCAGAATTCTGGAAGAGATGGGTAAAATGAATGGCTGTAGAATTCTGAGCAGATGGAGAAGATTCATGTGGAATTTTCTTACCTATCTTAATAAATTACTAAAATGGTTTCGAGTGCATTTTGCATATGACATGGAAAGACTTCCTTTAagtgtattttatatgtatGCATACGTGTGGTGTGTAGCTATTGTGTAGATTAGTTTTGAGGGTGTTAATTCTTTATACAGGtttgaaaaatcacagaaagtcAAGGAGGGTGGAATTGGTTCACCAAAGCTAATATTTAGGGATCTTTACACTAGGAAAAACCTGAGCATCGGTTTAAGATACCTGATATAAAAGTGTATTTATACTGATGAAAAAGAAGACATATAGATACACACATCCCCCATTAGGAAGATGGAGATTCCTTCTGAGTGTCTTTCTTGTCACACAGAATTAATGAGATTCCTAACATGAATAATTCATCAGCCTAAACACAAATGGGATGAGTCTAGGACAAATCCGCTAGCTGGAAGGAATTCTTAAATCTGTGTCTGTATTTAATtgataattcttttttttttttttaataaaaagttcTGAGTACTTAGTACTGTATTTTCAGTGTGAAACACATCCTTGCCAACTAAGGGcttctttaattttcatttggaCTAAACTCCTAGCTCcttttttactgtgaatttTAACTTCATTGGGGAGTAATACTTGTTCGAAGTTCAATTACCTGTTTCTTCTGAAActattttttagttttaagcAGTTAGGTCTTGTAAAGGAACCACTGCAAGCATTCTTAAATGACTAAAAAAGACtgtttagttaaaaaaaaaatcactaatttGTTTATAATTCATATTAACCTTTCCCCCCCACCCTTTTCTCTGTTCAGTTAATACAGCATTTGCCTCACCTTTACATGTGCCTTCAACATCCCAGCACTGCCGTGAGACACATGGCTTCCCGTTGCGTGGGTGTTATGAGTAAAATAGCTACCATGGAAACAATGAATATCTTTCTAGAGAAAGTTCTACCGTGGCTGGGAGCAATAGATGACAACACCAAACAAGAAGGTGCAATTGAAGCACTGGCATGTATCCTTGCTTGAGtattcagaaacacagaaacttcTTTGCTATTGCTTAATTTGGGTGAACAAAAACTgttgccagaaaaaaaagggaggaggaatgaaataaagtattaagctgttttcctcctgtGGAATGAAGCAGAATAAACTTTCATTTCCATTGCCCTTATTTTATCCATCAGATGAAGGTTTGGTTTCTCAAACCATGCAGTTCACTGGGCTAAATGTTAATTGGGTAGATCAGATTTCCCTGCTTCTGCATTGCTTTGTTACTAGAAATCTTAGTCATCTGAATGTAACGTATTAATGACTTTTCCATATTGAGTGTGAAGTCTGCTGGGTATATATTTGTCAGACACTCCTGAACTGTTACAAACTATTTCCTTAATAACCAATTCAGGTGTAATGGAGCAGCTGGATGTTGGTATTGTTCCATACATTGTTCTTCTGGTGGTTCCAGTTCTGGGTAGAATGAGTGATCAGACAAACAGCGTACGTTTTATGGCTACTCAGTGCTTTGCAACATTAATTAGACTAATGCCTCTTGAGGTAAGCTCAAACTCTTAAGTATATTGAGTGTATGAACTATCCTGTATCCACTTTTTGACCAGCTGCAAAGTTCAGGCTTCTGGCTTATTAAATGCTGAATAAGTAAATGGTTTTATAGATGTTGAGTCCCTATCAGATAATGGAAGTGTCCTTTGTAAGTAAAATGAGCAAAATGGGACCCTGTGTTAGGAATTGTCtaaattaatgttaaaaaaaaatttctccttATAAGAAGCTCATTTTAACTGTGTACACAAAGTTTAAGggtatatttattaattttgtgtgCAGTGCTTGTTCTGTTAGTTCGGGCTCAAAAGTTTTAGGAGTCACATGTGCACTCTCCCTAGGTATGTGTGTTGCTGTGTATGTGGTCAAGAGAAATTCATAAAAGCAGTactgcttttaaaggaaaaaacaaaataacaataGAGAGAATGTGGATATAAGTAGAGTCACTTATTTTTAGTTCTTAAAATCAAAAAACCTTGCCCTATGTATTTGGGCCAAATATTGTGTATTATGATGCAGTAGAGTTTAATCAGTACAGACTTGCTTCAGTTTTTCACTTCTGCTACAATGTTCACACCTCAGACGCTTTCTAATGTTGTGTATCAAGGACTACAATGCTTCTAAGTAACTTGACCACCAGATGGTAATAGAAGACAGTTTAGAATACATTTCCATGGTAATAATGAAAACCAATTGTCAATTTAATGggtttattatatttttaacataataaAACCTTAGCATCTGATAACTAGCAATCTGCCTTAACAGGAGCACTTACTTTTTCTGCATGCTTACACTGAAATGTTGAAGTTGAAAGTTAGcgaaaaatgaaataatttctggcATGTTCATTCTGATACCATTGTCACCAGTGTCCTTCTTTGTATGTATCTTAAACACAGTCCTGTGGAATACATATAGCttaggttttgggggttttaaaagctattttaataGAATGTAGTGACCATCTCTTAAAAACATAGCATACTTGTTCTATTAATTGCATGCATATGCACAGTCACgtcatatttcttttccatagtTACTAGGGAAGTGCCTTAGAATTTCCCTTTCTGGTTAAGGAAGTTCAGTATCAGATACTGAgctatattaaatatatatatgggtTTTGAAGTAAAGCTAACTAAAGGTGGAGGTGGCCCAGAAAATTGGGGTGACAGATGTGATGATGGGAAGACAGCGTTGCCTCTTCTAATGTTTATTACTAACAAACAAGAATGTCTGAGCATGTTTGGCCCCCAGATGGATTCTTTGGGCTTCTGGCCTGATGTGGGAAGTACCTGGGAAGCAAAGATTTGCTGCTACAAACCTTGAAGGAGGTTTaggtttttccttctctcaacAGTTTCGAACTGCTTGAATTCACCCTATGGATTTCAGTAACGCTTTAGATATAACTCCCCTAAATAGGAGAAAAATCCATCAAACTTTAGATAGTAGCTTGTGGTTTAAGAGAAAAGAGTGTCAAAGGCTTCTCTAGCTAGCCAGATAAACTCTCTGATTAGAGGTAGAATAGCTCAGTCATAGAAGCTTGaccagaatttttcttcttgtatcAAGTTTTTCAGTGTGTCCTTTAGGGCAGAATTTGTCACATCCTGGATATGTTGACCCGCAAGTAATCAAACAAGTATGGCACAAATACAGTATATAAATCCTGAGTTTGGATTCATGCAGTTGAGAAGATTGCAGATCTTTACTGTATGTTTAAAATGTCTAAGCTTGtatgaggttttattttttcttctttgtgttaCAACTAAGCCCTGTAGGCCTTAcattactgctttaaaaatgttatcCTAGGCTGGCATACCAGATCCACCAAACATGTCCGAAGAATTAATCAGGATGAAAGCTAAAGAACGTCACTTTCTGGAACAATTACTGGATggaaaaaaactggaaaactaTGAAATTCCAGTACCAATCAAAGCAGAGCTCAGAAAATATCAGCAGGTAACAGCTTatactttgattttaaaagagcAGTAAGTTGCAGTCCGATACAGTTTCATGGACTGGTAGGAGTTGTTCAGTATTGGCTTCttgcttgtgggttttttgaagGTTGTTTTTTTAGTTGTGCAATGTGTATCTTGGACTCCTgagtaaggaagaaaaaatgaagtaatgCATATTTCTTATACTGGCAAAATGATATTTGTGATATTTGTCCCCTGTCTAGATCCTGCTAGTTTTCTCAGGGAATGGCCAATGGGCTGTGCCTTGTTTAGGCCAACTGTGGCAGCTCACCACTCTAAAACCAGGCCTTCCTGGACTGTTTGgacatttacatttttccctttatcCCCCCTGCTTTGATGGAATGGGCTGTAGTGGATGCATTTATGGTGGGAACCAGCTCATAGTTTGGCACTGATGGATGATAGAACATATGGATGTTTGAACTGAAGCATAACTACCTAAAGCCAGTTCTTACTTCTGAGGcactcttctttttctgatttcaggATGGAGTGAACTGGCTGGCATTTCTCAATAAATACAAACTTCATGGAATTCTTTGTGATGACATGGGCCTAGGAAAAACTTTACAATCCATTTGCATTCTTGCGGGTGATCATTGCCTCAGGTAAGCTCAAACAACATTCTTTAATGTTAGGTTTTAATGATAGGTTTTGTCTGTGTTAATGACTCTGGACATAGTCCTGAGCAACTGGCTTTAAGTGACTGTGCTTGAATAGGGGATGTTGGACCTGATggcctccagaggtcccttccaaccccacctctttctgtgaaaaactcCTTTCTTGTGTTCTTAAAGGGCTCAGGAATACGCAAGAACAAAACTGGTGGACAGTGTTCCTCTTCCCTCACTGGTGGTGTGCCCTCCTACACTCACAGGACACTGGGTGGATGAAGTAGGCAAATTTTGCTCGAAAGAATATCTTAATCCACTGCACTACACAGGACCTCCTACTGAGAGAGCAAGGTAATCTATCTTGCATTTATGACTGGGATAAATATCACACGTGGAATTTTGCAATTCACTTTACTACTGAAGCATAGTTTGTGGGCATGGGAAAGCTTGCAATGGTATCTTTAAAGGCTGAAATAATAACCTTTGTAAGGAACActttaactcctttttttttttttgcttaagaTTGCAACACCAGGTGAAAAGACACAATCTCATAGTGGCTTCATATGATGTTGTAAGAAATGACATCGACTTCTTCAGGTAAGAATTGGCttgttttcagagatttttaatagcttagaattttaaatattacttaaGTCTGTGTTCTTCCTTTCTAGAAATATTAAGTTTAATTACTGCATTCTTGATGAAGGCCATgtaataaaaaatggaaaaacaaagctgtCAAAAGCAGTAAAACAGCTGACTGCTAATTACAGGATAATTCTTTCTGGGACACCAATCCAGGtaactgccctttttttttttttttttttggatgaatAGCAGAAAACAAGCAAGACAGATCTATCAGTCCATTTTATTGTACCTTTTATCAATCACCTTGTTCAAAGTATACATTGCAAAACAGCCTTTTGCTGCTAAATGCTTTAAATGccatctttctcctttcctagTTTACCCATGTATAGGGGAATGGGTGCAGGTTTTGTGGTACTAATGATGTTCCAAAGTTGTCAGCTAGACTTCCCCTaccatttgttttttaagtatCAGGCAGGGATAGTGAAATTAGCAGGAAACACAGTTCTGAGAACTCCAGATTTGGGGCTTTGTCCTGATGACTTCTGTGCAGTATGTGTCTCATCCAGGACTAAGATAACTGGTGTTTCCCAGGTTTTGTTGTCCAGAAGAACTCAAGGTGTGGCTTAAGACATCCAACACAGTAGGAAGTCCATTTATATGTTCAAGTGCATGTAGATGTATTCCTGTCACTCAGTTGGATGCAAGAGCTACCAAGCTCCTGCAGCTTGGAAGTGTGTTGAAGTGTTAGATTTGTAGGGTTTTGTAGGCGGCGTTAAATATGTACAGAAGTTTCTCTAACTTgtattgatttatttcttttgaagataATTTatcaaatgtttctttttatgtccAGAACAACGTCTTAGAGTTGTGGTCATTGTTTGACTTCCTTATGCCAGGATTTTTGGGCACTGAACGCCAGTTTGCAGCTCGTTATGGCAAACCAATACTGGCAAGTAGGGATGCCCGAAGCTCCAGTCGAGAACAAGAGGCTGGTAAGGACCAAATGTTCAATCTTTGGTATTTTGTTTTAGCCTTTTAAATGAGAACTGTTACTGAAAAGAAAGCATGGTCAGTTCCAACATCAGAGACTGGGGGGCAGCTGattgttttgaaaatcttttttcttctaaaataaagcTTCTGTTGCCCTCACTAGGGGTTCTTGCAATGGAAGCACTGCACCGCCAAGTTCTGCCATTCCTGCTAAGGAGAATGAAAGAGGATGTGCTGCAAGACCTCCCACCCAAAATTATTCAAGATTATTACTGTATTCTCAGTCCTCTACAGGTATGCTTAAAAAGGGGATGAAAGTTTACTTTTTCAATACAGTTAAGACCACAAAGGAACCACTTCTGTATTCTTGTGTCAGTCTGATGTCAGCTCTGACATTCTCTAGGACCACAGGGCTAAAAGGGTTTTCTGGTATGTGCttaaaaaactaattttagCCTAGTTGTAATAGAGTATTTCTTCAGTTTAATTTCCGGCATTTCTGTTGTTCAGGAACATCATCTAGGCATATGCAGGCTGTTTTTAGATACTTTCCaggctgaaagaaaacaaatgacagGAGATTCCATTATTAAAGTTTATGTTGTGTTGCATATGAAATAGCTTTCTTGATGTATgagaattcagaattttaacTTGGAACTAAACTCTGAATAggactgtttgttttctgttgggGGAAAACACATTCATTTTCTTGTCTGGGGCCTCATCTGCAGGTTCAGCTTTATGAAGATTTTGCCAAGTCTCGTGCCAAATGTGATATTGATGAAACCGTTTCTTCACTGAATGAAGAGACTGAAAAACCAAAGCTTAAAGCTACAGGTCATGTATTTCAGGTACAGGTTGctttagtaatttttatttcctagcaCATACACTCCTGATAACTGTATTTATGggtttaataaattaaaatgaaaatactgaactGAAACATTTGTGGCTATATGATCTAAGTAGAATATTTATGCCTTGATTATGATGAATAgctgttgttttaaattatGGGTTTGTTTTAAGAAGCATAACCCtgtcttgtatttttaatgtgatcTGCTCAACTGGTGTTCAGCTGTTTTGTGGATCTTGTAAAAACTGATTACTGAAAGAGCAAAACCTCAAAACAAGGGAGAAGTAATTTGGACTTCATCAGCTGTTATACTACATCATTAAGATTCTAAAACACGGACAAAAAATTTCCTTAAGGTTAGATCTGAATTTGTGAAGGTTTGTGATCTTACAGAATTGCAGATTAAGTCTTGGCTAATTGGAAACAACAATTCTCAAAGGCTCTGCACTGCTCCCAAACCCACCTCCACTATTGCACACTCAGGTGAAAGTGTGGGAGATGTTAGTCTTTGTACTTCTCCTGCAACAGGGACCAAGATTACTATGCATGTAACAGTTATGGGATACAATTTGAAATACAGGTTTTATTAATGTAAATGTCCaactttattttcatgaaaatacaCCATAAGATCTAGATTGTGAAACGTGGCTGAGTGGCCCCTGTACTTATAGTCAATTTTGTTCAGCCTTTTTCTGGATCTACATTCTTGCTAACCATTTCTTTGACCTTCACTTCCTAAATAAGGCATTGCAATACTTACGGAAGCTATGCAACCATCCAGCCTTAGTGCTAACAACCCAACATCCGGAATATAAAAGAATTACAGAGCAACTTGCAGCTCAGAATTCATCCCTTCGAGATATCCAACATGCACCTAAACTGTCTGCTTTAAAACAAGTAAGTAGACATGCTGTTGTGCCTTTAAATTTTCTAAATGTCTACTGATGTTATAACTTAGAAGgttttatttaagattttatcAGTATGAAAACTCTTCTTAATGAAATTAAGTAGCAAATGGAAAAGAGTACAAGGATATTCCAGGTATATTTTTCCTGATAATTcaagggggaaaggggaacaCAATCTTACTTCAGTGATGATGTTTACATAATTTTTGCTGCCATATTGgaaaccttttattttgttctatttctgtctttttggtTGCAGAAAAACTTGTCTCGTGTATTATACAGGACACTATTACCTTGATAAAGTTAAATTGTACTACTTACTTAAATTCTACTGTAAGTAAAgctaaatgaagaaaattacttttctggcagtgcttaatttttttcatagtttgaCACTGAAACCAGACTTTGCCTTCTGTCATTTAAGTGACTGT
It includes:
- the BTAF1 gene encoding TATA-binding protein-associated factor 172 isoform X2 produces the protein MAVSRLDRLFILLDTGTTPVTRKAAAQQLGEVVKLHPHELNNLLSKVLVYLRSTNWDTRIAAGQAVEAIVKNVPEWNPTPRSKQEPGSESPMEDSSSTDRLRFDRFDICRLLKHGASLLGSAGAEFEVQDDKSGEIDPKERIARQRKLLQKKLGLDMGAAIGMNTEDLFNDEDLDYSPSSVLLVNKQPTLQAAELIDSEFRAGMSSRQKNKAKRMAKLFAKQRSRDAVEANEKSNDSTDGEPEEKRKKVANVVINQPATDSKTLVENVQEEANEWPLESFCEEVCNDLFNPSWEVRHGAGTGLREILKAHGKSGGKMGDSSLEEMIQQHQEWLEDLVIRLLCVFALDRFGDFVSDEVVAPVRETCAQTLGVVLKHMNETGVHKTVDVLLKLLTQEQWEVRHGGLLGIKYALAVRQDMINTLLPKVLPAIIEGLQDLDDDVRAVAAASLVPVVESLVQLQSQKVPFILNTLWDALLELDDLTASTNSIMILLSSLLTYPQVRKCSIQQSLTVLVPRVWPFLHHTISSVRKAALETLFTLLSTQDQSSSTWLTPILQDMLRHIFQFCILESNQEILDLIHKVWLELLNKASVQYVVAAACPWMGAWLCLMMQPSHLPIDLNMLLEVKTRSKEKAGAKLRQGQTQNKEVIQEYIAGADSIAEDPATRDYVVMRARMMAAKLLGALCCCICDPGVNTVTQEIKPAESLAQLLLFHLNSKSALQRISVALVICEWAALQKECTTVAICVQPRLLGVLSEHLYYDEIAVPFTRMQNECKQLISLLADAHIDIGNRVNCSVFTIDQANELVTSVFNEVTSSFTLNPKVLQQLDSKRQQVQMTVTETNQEWQVLHLRVHTFAACAVVNLQQLPEKLNPVIKPLMEAIKKEENTLVQNYVASCIAKLLQQCTTRSPCPNSKIIKNLCNSLCVDPHLTPLAACPAQPQTSHENSKGPNSDKDGMQHTVTKHRGIITLYRHQKAAFAITSRRGPTPKAPKAPIADVPTGSSGSIPTELDEAQKPYVVQRRGAEFALSTIAKHFGAEMATGLPHLWDAMVGSLRNNIHINNFDRKSLLEKGDAPAQELVNSLQVFETTAASMDTQLHPLLIQHLPHLYMCLQHPSTAVRHMASRCVGVMSKIATMETMNIFLEKVLPWLGAIDDNTKQEGAIEALACVMEQLDVGIVPYIVLLVVPVLGRMSDQTNSVRFMATQCFATLIRLMPLEAGIPDPPNMSEELIRMKAKERHFLEQLLDGKKLENYEIPVPIKAELRKYQQDGVNWLAFLNKYKLHGILCDDMGLGKTLQSICILAGDHCLRAQEYARTKLVDSVPLPSLVVCPPTLTGHWVDEVGKFCSKEYLNPLHYTGPPTERARLQHQVKRHNLIVASYDVVRNDIDFFRNIKFNYCILDEGHVIKNGKTKLSKAVKQLTANYRIILSGTPIQNNVLELWSLFDFLMPGFLGTERQFAARYGKPILASRDARSSSREQEAGVLAMEALHRQVLPFLLRRMKEDVLQDLPPKIIQDYYCILSPLQVQLYEDFAKSRAKCDIDETVSSLNEETEKPKLKATGHVFQALQYLRKLCNHPALVLTTQHPEYKRITEQLAAQNSSLRDIQHAPKLSALKQLLLDCGLGNGGSSESGTEAVVAQHRVLIFCQLKSMLDIVEHDLLRPQLPSVTYLRLDGSIPAGQRHSIVSRFNNDPSIDVLLLTTHVGGLGLNLTGADTVVFVEHDWNPMRDLQAMDRAHRIGQKRVVNVYRLITRGTLEEKIMGLQKFKMNIANTVISQENTSLQSMGTEQLLDLFTLDKDGKTEKADTSTSSGKASMKSVLENLGELWDQEQYDTEYSLENFMHSLK